The Streptomyces noursei ATCC 11455 sequence GCCCGCCGGGCCTCCTGACGCCGTATCGCGACACCGCCGCACGCGGCACAGCGGGGGCGGAGCCTCTTCCCGGGGCTCCGCCCCCGCTGTGCTGCCCGCGGCCCGTCAGGCGACGGGCCCGTCGGCCCCTCGCTCCGTCAGCTCCGCGGCGAACGGCGGCTCGGCGCCCGCCCGGGAGCACGTGACGGCGGCAGCCCGGGCGGCGAAGCGCAGGATGTCCTCCCAGTCGCCGTCGCCGAGCGCCTCGACCGCCGCGTACGACAGCGCGCCATGGACGTCCAGCCGGTGCAGCAGCGCCGCGTTGACGGTGTCGCCCGCGCCGATGGTGTCGACGACGGCGATCCGCTCGCCGGGTACCGCCACCTCGCCGCCGCCCCGGGTCAGCACCGTCAACCCGTCGCCGCCGTGGGTGAGCACGATCGCCGCGGGCCCGACGGCCAGCCACTCCCGGGCCGCCGCGAGGGCCGCCGCCCGATCGGCCCCGGGCGCCCCCGGCGCGCCCGCGTCCGCACCTGCACCCGTACCGGCCCCGGCCAGCCACAGCGCGTCCTCGTCGGACAGCTTCAGCAGCGCCACGTCCGACAGCCAGGAGCGAAAGCGCGCCCGATAGGCGTCCGCATCGGGGATCAGCCCCGGGCGGACGTTGGGGTCGAGCGCGGTGAACACCCCGCGCCGGGCCTCCCGGCGCAGCAGCGCCTCGTACGCCCCGGCGCCCGGCTCCAGCACCAGCGAACAGGTGCCCAGGGAGAGTGCCCGCACCGCCTCGGGCAGCGCCGGCGGCAGGGTGAAGAGCCGGTCGGCGGTGCCCTCCACGTAGAAGCCGTAGCCGGCCGAGCCGTCCGGGCTGATGTCCGCGACCGCCAGGGTGGTGGGCTCCGGGCCACGCTGCACCAACGAGGTGTCCACCCCGCCGTCGCGCAGACCGCGCAGCAGCGACGCCCCGAAGGTGTCGGTGGAGACCCGCGAGCAGAACGCGGCGGGCGAGCCCAGCCGCCCCAGCGCCAGCGCGGTGTTGTACGGCCCGCCGCCGCGCCGCGGCAGCAGCGTCGGCAACGTCCCGTCCGGGGAGGGCTGTTGACTGGGGACGAGGTCGATCAGGGCCTCGCCGGCGACGACGATCACGGGGTGCGGGTCCTTTCCTGCGGCGGCCGGGGCCGGCCGGGGCGTGGCGGGCGGGGCCCGTCCGGGCCCTGGGGCCGTCCGGCGGGGCGGTGTGCCCGGCCCACCGGACTGCCGCTAAGCGGTCTCGGGGCAGCCGCACGAGGTGCGGTGCACGAAGGCGCACGGCAGTCGGACGGTGCGCGGCGGCCGGTGCGGGTCGTCCAGCCGCTCCAGCAGCAGCCGGACCGCCGCCGCGCCGAGTTCCTTGCTGGGCTGGGCGATCGCGGTCAGCCGCGGGGTGAAGAGGTCCGCCCAGGAGAAGTCGTCGAAGCAGGCCAGGGCGATGTCCCGGGGCACCTCCAGGCCCAGGTCGCGCAGCGCCTGGAGGGCGCCGATGGTCATCGCGTTGTTGGCGGTGATGATCGCGGTGGGCGGCTCCGGCGCGGCGAGCAGGTGCCGGGTGGCGTCCTGGGCGCCCTCCGCCTCGGAGTTGCCGCCGGCCAACAGCTCGGGCGTGAACGGCAGTCCGCGGGCGCGCAGCCCCTCGCGGTAGCCCTGGACCCGCTCGGTGGTGGTGCTGAGCCCGGGCAGCCCCGCCACCAGGCCGATCCGGGTGTGGCCCGCGTCGGCCAGGTGCTCGACGAGTCGGCGGACCGGACCGGCGCTCTCCGCGCAGACCTGGTCGAAGCCGTCGCCGACCAGCCGGTCGAGAAAGACCGTAGGAACCTGACGCTTCGTCACATAGTCGACCATCTCGGCCGGCTCCGCGGACGGCGCGACGATCATGCCGTCCACCCGCCGCTCGTGCAGCAGCTGGACGACCTTGCGCTCGTGCCGCGGATCGTCGTGCGGATCGGCGATCAGCAGGCTGTATCCGGCCTCCAGCGCGCCGGCCTCCACGCCCTGGAGGATCTCGGTGAAGTACGGGTTGCTGATCGCCGAGACCGCCAGGCCGATGGAGCGGGTGCGGGAGGTGACCAGCGAGCGGGCGAGGGTGTTGTGGGTGTAGCCGAGCTCCTCGATGGCGGCCAGCACCGCGGCCCGGGTGTCCGGACGCACCGGCCGGGTGTCGTTCACCACGTGCGAGACCGTGGCGACCGAGACGCCCGCGCGCCGTGCCACATCCACCATCGTCGTCATCCGGCTCTTTCCTCCCCGCCGCCCCGGTGCTCAGTGCGCCGGCTCCCGGCGGTCGGCCTCCGTGCCCGTCCGCCGCAGTCCATCACAGTACGTCCGCCGAAGGCCAAACGTAAACGCTTGCGTAAGCGTTTACGTTATGGCGGTTCTTCTGTAGTGTCCCCGCCATCGCAATCCGCACGACGTCGTGAGGAGGCGCCGATGCGCGCTCTCGTGGTCACCGCACCGGGCCCCCGGGGCACCGCCGCTGTCACCGAACTGCCCGATCCCCGCCCGGAGCCCGACGAGGTGGTCGTCCGCGTCACCTCCTGCGGGCTGTGCGGCACCGACATGCACGTCCTCGGCGGCGAGTTGCCGGTCGTCGGCTACCCGCTGGTCCCCGGCCACGAGCTGACCGGCGAGATCGTCGCGGTGGGCTCGGCGGTGCGGGACCGGGCGGTCGGCGAGCGGGTCGCGGTCGACCCCAACATGCCGTGCGGCGCCTGCCACTACTGCCGGATCGGCCGCGGCAACCTCTGCGAGGACTACACCGCGATCGGCGTCACCCGGGCCGGCGGCTTCGCCGAACTGGTCGCCGTCCCGGCCCGCTGCTGCTACGTCCTGCCGGCCCACCTCTCGGAGGCCGCCGCCGGACTCGTCGAGCCGCTGTCCTGCGCCGTGCACGGCCTCAACCGGCTGCCGCGCCGCCCCGGCGAGCACTACCTGATCTACGGGGCGGGCACCATGGGCCTGATGATGGCCGCGCTGGTGCGGACCGCGGGCGCCGCCTCGGTCTCCGTCGTGGACCCCAACGAGGAACGGCTGGCGTTCGCCCGGTCCTTCGGCGTGGACGCGGCGGTGACCGGTGCCGACGCCCTCGACCGGACCCCCGGTTTCGAGGTGGTGATCGACGCGACCGGGGTGATCGCGGCCATCGAGGACGGTCTGGGCCGGGTGCGCCGCGGTGGCACCTTCCTCCAGTTCGGCGTCGCCGACCCGGCCCGCGGCGCGTCCTTCTCGCCGTACCGCGTCTACAGCCAGGAGATCGACATCATCGGCTCGATGGCGGTGCACAACAGCTTCCAGCCGGCCGTCGACCTGCTGGCCGCCGGCCTCGATCTGGACCCGCTGGTCTCCGACGTCTACGGGCTGGACGACTTCGACGAGGCGGTGGCCCGCTTCCGGGCCGGCACCGGCCGCAAGATCCACATCGCCCCGCAGAAGGGCTGAGCGCCGTGCCCGCATCCGTCAAGGCTGTGCCCGCATCCTTCAAGAACGTGCTGATCTGGGTCTTCGGCGCCCTCGGGGGCATCCTCTGGGGCTACGACACCGGTGTCATCTCCGGCGCCATGCTCTTCCTCAAGCGCGATATCGCGCTCACCCCGCTCCTGGAGGGGCTGGTGGTCTCCGGCCTCCTCGTAGGGGCGATGCTCGGCGCCGGCCTCTCGGGGCGGCTCTCCGACTCCTGGGGGCGCCGCCGATTGATCCTGGTCGCCTCCGGGGTCTTCATCCTCGGCACCCTCGGCGCGGCCTGCGCCACCGGGGCCGCCGCGCTGATCGCGTTCCGCTTCGTGATCGGGGTCGGCGTGGGCATCGCCTCCGTCGTCGTCCCGCTCTACCTCACCGAGCTTGCGCCCAAGCACCTGCGCGGCGGGCTCACCTCGCTGATGCAACTGCTGGTGACGGTCGGCATCTTCGTCGCCTACGTCACCGACTACCTGCTCGCCGACTCCGGGGCCTGGCGCTGGATGATCGGCCTGGGCGTGGTCCCGGCCGCGGTGCTGGCGCTGGGCATCCTCACCCAGCCGGAGAGCCCGCGCTGGCTGGTGGGCAAGGGCCGGGGCGGACAGGCCCGCGAGGTGCTGACGCGGCTGCGCGGGGACGCCGCGGCGGCGGGCGAGGAACTGGCCGAGATCGAGCGGACCGAGCGCGCCGAACGGGAGGCCGGCGAGCCGCTGAGCCTGCGCCGGCTGCTGTCGCCGCAGCTGCGGCCGGTGTTCACGGTCGGGATGCTGCTGGTGTTCTTCCAGAACTTCGTCGGCATCAACACGATCATCTACTACGCACCGACCCTGCTCACCGACATCGGTTTCGGGTCCGGCGGCGCCATCCTCGCCAACGTCGGCATCGGCCTGCTCAACATGCTGATGACGCTGCCGGCGATGCGGCTGATCGACCGCCGGGGCCGCAAGCCGCTGCTGCGGATCGGGGCGCTGGGCATGTGCGCGGCCATGGTGGTGCTGGCCGCCACCAACCTCTCCGGGCTCGGCTACGGCGCGCTGCTCTCCACCCTGACGCTGCTGGGCATCGCGCTCTACATCGCCTCGTTCGCGGTCTCCTGGGGGCCGGTGCAGTGGGTGATGCTGCCGGAGCTGTTCCCGATGCGGATCCGGGCCGCCGCGGTCAGCCTGTGCGTGCTGTTCAACTGGCTGTTCAACATGGTCGTGGCGCTGGTCTTCCCCTCCCTGCTGCACTCCTGGGGCGCCGGGGTCAACTTCCTCTTCTTCGCCGGTACGACGCTGCTGGCGTATCTCTTCGTCCAGCGGCTGCTGCCGGAGACCAAGGGCCGCAGCCTGGAGGAGATCGAGGCGGAGCTGCTCCGGGGCGGGCAGGACCGCCGTCCGGCCGAGCGGACCGCCCCGGTATCGTCGGGGGCCGACGTCGCCCACTGACCAGGAGGTTCCCCATGAGTGCGTCCCCGGACCGCCGGACCGTGCTGCGCGGGGCCGCGCTCGCCGGCATCGCGTGCTTCGGAGCCGCCGGCTGCGCCGCGGGGGAGCAGGGGTCGGGCGCCCGGCCGTCCTCGGACGCGCCGGTCGAGCTGGGCCCGGCCGCGGAGGTGCCGGTCGGCGGCGCCAAGCTCTACGCCGCGCAGCGCCTGCTGGTCTCGCAGCCCACCAAGGGCGCGTTCAAGTGCTTCAGCGCCGTATGCACGCACATGGGCGGGACGCTGGACAAGATCGAGAAGGGCCAGGCCGTCTGCCCCCTGCACGGCAGCCACTTCGAGGTGGCCACCGGCAAGGTCGCCCAGGGCCCGGCGTCCAGCCCCCTGGAGGAGGTCCCGGTCAAGGTCGAGGGCGGCAAGCTGGTCGCGGGCTGAGCCGTCGCCCCGTTCACCCCCAGTCCCAGGCGATCCCCAGGATTCCGGGCCGCACCCCCTGCTCGACCACGTGCACCGCGTGGTGCCGGCCGCTCAGCGTCAGCTCCTGGCGGCCGGCGCGCGGGGCGCCGGCCGACGCCTGGGTGAAGCGGTAGCAGCGCACCGGCAGCGCCGCGTCGTCGAACCGCACCTGGAGGACGTACTGGCCGCCGGCGAAGCTGAAGCCGCGTACGTACTCGGCGCTGGGGCCGCCGCTGCCGTCCTCGAAGGCGTAGCCGAAGACGTGGGTGTCGCCGGCCCGCAGCCGGGTGTCGAAGAGCAGCTCGGCGACGATCACGCCGTTCGCCGCGTCCCCGCGGACCCGTCCCAGCCGGCAGTTCTCCATGGCCCGCACCCGCACCCGGGACGGGTCGCAGCCCGGGTCGCCCCGGTGGATGGCGACATAGCGGTCCACCCCGTCCCGGTGGGCGCGCACCACCTGCAGCGACTCGCGTTCGCTCAGCTCGCGCCGGGCCCCGATCCGTACCCGCTCGTGGTGGCCGACGGTGTGCACCCCGCCGTCCGCGGGGGTCTCCAACTCGGCGAACAGCTGTTGCAGGCAGTCGGCCGGGGCCACCAGGGAGCGGTACGAGCGGGCCGGTGGCCGCTCGGTCTCCGGGCGGGCGCCGCCCTCGGGCACCAGGAGCCGGTGCAGCGACCGGTCGGGCAGGCCGAGGACGTCCTCCAGGGCGCGGACCGCGCGCAGCGACTCGGGGCGCTGGGGGCGCCGGGCCCCCTGTTGCCAGTAGCTCAGGCTGGTGACGCCGATGGTGATGCCGCGCTGGGCGAGCTTGTGCTGGACGCGGGTGAGGGCCAGCCCGCGGGCGGTGAGCGCGCTGCGCAGGGCGAGATGGAACGGGCCGGTCCGCAGCAGTTGGGCCAGTTCGGCCGAAACGTGAGGGTTTTGCGCGGTATCGGGAGTGTTCTGTGCCATTGCCTCAATCCTCCGGCGCGCGCGGTGAATGTTCACAACCGGAACGCACGGCGCGCGCTCTCCCTGCTCGTTCACTGCAGGACGCCGGGCACCAGCCGTTCACATCCGGGCCCGCTCGTCCACACCCCCATGTCACCTCGCATTGAAGCGTGTTGACCTGCCTGCGACAACACCTGATGCTCCTCAACAGCATCCGGATGCGCTCCTCTCCCCCCCTCACCCCTCACGGGAGGAACGCCATGCTCCACTCTCTGTTCGCCCCGCGCGGGCGCCGCAGATGGCTGTCGGCCGCGGCGCTGACCGTCGTGGCGCTGGCCGGGCTGCCCGGCGCCGCCAACGCCGCCCCGCAGTCGGCCAACCGCCTGAACATCACGATGCAGGCCCAGGAGAAGACCAACTGGTGCTGGGCCGGCTCGGGCAACACCATCGCGACCTGGTACGGCCGGAACTACAGCCAGAACCAGTTCTGCAACGCCGCATTCAACCGCCAACAGGGCACCACCTGCCCCAACAACCAGGCCACGCTGGGCAATGTGCAGAACGCACTCGACTGGATGGGCATCAATCCTGGCTCATATGTGACCGGTTGGCTCCGGTACAGCACCGTCCAGAACGAGATCAACGCCAACCGGCCCATCGAGACCCGCATCCAGTGGTCGTCCGGTGGCGGCCACATGCACGTCATCTACGGTTTCGACACGTCCCGCAACTGGGTGTACTGGGGCGACCCCTGGGCCACCAACAACCGTTACAACTGGGGCGACTTCGACAACTACGTGAACGGAAGCTCCTTCTCCTGGACCCACTCCCTCTACCAGATAGGAGCCTGAGGCATGACGAAGCGCATCGTCGTCCGCGCCGCCGCCACGGGCACCCTCGCCGCCGCCCTCCTGGCCCTCGCCCCGCACGCCGCCCTGGCCGCCGTGCCGGCCCCGCCCGCCCCGGCCCGCACCAGCGTGGCCGCCGCCCACGACGCGGCCGCCGACCCGGCGACCCTGGACACCCTGGCCCGCTTCTTCGCCGCCGCCCCGGGCAAGGACGGCAAGGGCGCCGCCGGACTCGCCGCCCCGGCCCGGACCGCCCCGCACGTCGAGGGCGCCACCGTCCCGGTCTACGTCCTCTCGCCCGACTTCGTCCGCGGCAGGGCCGACGCGCCCGTCGCCCGGCTGGAGTTCATGGCCACCAAGGCCGTCGCCGGCGACGGCCGCACGGCGTCGGTGTGGACCGCGCACCGCGGCGCGTCCTGGAAGGTCGTCAACATCGCCACCGGCGACGACGAGACCCGCTACGCCGCGGCCGGCGCCGGCCAGGGCGGCGGAACGGTTTTCCACGAGCCGCAGATCGACGCCTGGTACGTCCAGCGCGGCGACCGCGTGGAGCCGCTGGACGACGCGGCCCGCAAGGCCGTGGGCGCGCACGGCACCACCGTCGCCGCCTACCAGAAGCGGGTCGCCCACGACTACGGCGACAAGCTCCCGGGCTCCGCGTACGACAAGCGCGGCGAGGCCGGCGGCTTCGGGCCCGGCGCCGCACCGGCCGGCCCCGACACCGGCCGTGCCCCGCACCCGCTCGCCGCGGACGCGGCCGGCCCGGTGGACACCGCGGACACCACGGCCGACGACACCTTCCCGGTGGCCGCCGCCTCGACCGTCGCGGGGGCCGCCGCCGTGCTCGCCCTGGGCCTGTCGACCAGGGCGGCGGTGCGCCGGCGCCGCACCCGCTGACCGGACGCCCCACCGGAGCCCGTCCTTCCGCCCCTTCGCCGGGTGTCGGAGGGGCGGGCTCCGCCGCCTCGGCCCTGATTGTCGGTGGCGGTCAGTAGGGTGGAGGGCATGGCAGACCCCAGTAGCTACCGACCCAAGCCGGGACAGATCCCCGACTCGCCGGGGGTCTATAAATTCCGCGACGAGCACGGCCGGGTCATCTACGTAGGCAAGGCCAAGAGCCTGCGCCAGCGCCTGGCCAACTACTTCCAGGACCTGGCCGGTCTCCACCCGCGCACCCGCACGATGGTGACCACCGCCGCTTCGGTGGAGTGGACCGTGGTCTCCACCGAGGTCGAGGCGCTCCAGCTCGAATACAGCTGGATCAAGGAGTTCGACCCGCGGTTCAACGTCAAGTACCGCGACGACAAGAGCTATCCGTACCTCGCGGTGACCCTGGGCGAGGAGTTCCCCCGCGTCCAGGTGATGCGCGGCGCCAAGAAGAAGGGCGTGCGCTACTTCGGCCCCTACGCCCACGCCTGGGCCATCCGCGAGACCGTCGACCTGCTGCTGCGGGTCTTCCCCGTGCGGACCTGCTCCGCCGGCGTCTTCAAGCGCTCCGCCCAGATCGGCCGCCCCTGCCTGCTCGGCTACATCGGCAAGTGCTCCGCCCCCTGCGTCGGCCGGGTCTCCCCCGAGGAGCACCGCGAACTCGCCGAGGAGTTCTGCGACTTCATGGCCGGCCGCACCGGCGCCCACCTCCGCCGCCTGGAGCGTGGGATGCAGGAG is a genomic window containing:
- a CDS encoding Rieske (2Fe-2S) protein, which gives rise to MSASPDRRTVLRGAALAGIACFGAAGCAAGEQGSGARPSSDAPVELGPAAEVPVGGAKLYAAQRLLVSQPTKGAFKCFSAVCTHMGGTLDKIEKGQAVCPLHGSHFEVATGKVAQGPASSPLEEVPVKVEGGKLVAG
- a CDS encoding carbohydrate kinase family protein, with the translated sequence MIVVAGEALIDLVPSQQPSPDGTLPTLLPRRGGGPYNTALALGRLGSPAAFCSRVSTDTFGASLLRGLRDGGVDTSLVQRGPEPTTLAVADISPDGSAGYGFYVEGTADRLFTLPPALPEAVRALSLGTCSLVLEPGAGAYEALLRREARRGVFTALDPNVRPGLIPDADAYRARFRSWLSDVALLKLSDEDALWLAGAGTGAGADAGAPGAPGADRAAALAAAREWLAVGPAAIVLTHGGDGLTVLTRGGGEVAVPGERIAVVDTIGAGDTVNAALLHRLDVHGALSYAAVEALGDGDWEDILRFAARAAAVTCSRAGAEPPFAAELTERGADGPVA
- a CDS encoding sugar porter family MFS transporter: MPASVKAVPASFKNVLIWVFGALGGILWGYDTGVISGAMLFLKRDIALTPLLEGLVVSGLLVGAMLGAGLSGRLSDSWGRRRLILVASGVFILGTLGAACATGAAALIAFRFVIGVGVGIASVVVPLYLTELAPKHLRGGLTSLMQLLVTVGIFVAYVTDYLLADSGAWRWMIGLGVVPAAVLALGILTQPESPRWLVGKGRGGQAREVLTRLRGDAAAAGEELAEIERTERAEREAGEPLSLRRLLSPQLRPVFTVGMLLVFFQNFVGINTIIYYAPTLLTDIGFGSGGAILANVGIGLLNMLMTLPAMRLIDRRGRKPLLRIGALGMCAAMVVLAATNLSGLGYGALLSTLTLLGIALYIASFAVSWGPVQWVMLPELFPMRIRAAAVSLCVLFNWLFNMVVALVFPSLLHSWGAGVNFLFFAGTTLLAYLFVQRLLPETKGRSLEEIEAELLRGGQDRRPAERTAPVSSGADVAH
- a CDS encoding zinc-dependent alcohol dehydrogenase family protein, producing the protein MRALVVTAPGPRGTAAVTELPDPRPEPDEVVVRVTSCGLCGTDMHVLGGELPVVGYPLVPGHELTGEIVAVGSAVRDRAVGERVAVDPNMPCGACHYCRIGRGNLCEDYTAIGVTRAGGFAELVAVPARCCYVLPAHLSEAAAGLVEPLSCAVHGLNRLPRRPGEHYLIYGAGTMGLMMAALVRTAGAASVSVVDPNEERLAFARSFGVDAAVTGADALDRTPGFEVVIDATGVIAAIEDGLGRVRRGGTFLQFGVADPARGASFSPYRVYSQEIDIIGSMAVHNSFQPAVDLLAAGLDLDPLVSDVYGLDDFDEAVARFRAGTGRKIHIAPQKG
- a CDS encoding papain-like cysteine protease family protein encodes the protein MLHSLFAPRGRRRWLSAAALTVVALAGLPGAANAAPQSANRLNITMQAQEKTNWCWAGSGNTIATWYGRNYSQNQFCNAAFNRQQGTTCPNNQATLGNVQNALDWMGINPGSYVTGWLRYSTVQNEINANRPIETRIQWSSGGGHMHVIYGFDTSRNWVYWGDPWATNNRYNWGDFDNYVNGSSFSWTHSLYQIGA
- a CDS encoding LacI family DNA-binding transcriptional regulator, which produces MTTMVDVARRAGVSVATVSHVVNDTRPVRPDTRAAVLAAIEELGYTHNTLARSLVTSRTRSIGLAVSAISNPYFTEILQGVEAGALEAGYSLLIADPHDDPRHERKVVQLLHERRVDGMIVAPSAEPAEMVDYVTKRQVPTVFLDRLVGDGFDQVCAESAGPVRRLVEHLADAGHTRIGLVAGLPGLSTTTERVQGYREGLRARGLPFTPELLAGGNSEAEGAQDATRHLLAAPEPPTAIITANNAMTIGALQALRDLGLEVPRDIALACFDDFSWADLFTPRLTAIAQPSKELGAAAVRLLLERLDDPHRPPRTVRLPCAFVHRTSCGCPETA